A stretch of the Tardiphaga sp. 709 genome encodes the following:
- a CDS encoding tripartite tricarboxylate transporter permease, with protein sequence MGDLFSNLGLGFSTVFQFVQWTPAFLGGMSIPLPINILLCLIGALVGTLVGVLPGIGTIATVAMLLPITFGLPPVGALIMLAGIYYGAQYGGSTTSILVNIPGEAGSVVTALDGFQMAKQGRAGPALAIAAIGSFFAGCVATVLIAVLGAPLTKLALAFGPAEYFSLMVLGLIFAVVLAKGSVLKAIAMIVFGLLLSMVGSDIETGASRMSFNIPELADGLGFATVAMGLFGFAEIIRNLDAGGEEDRQLVQQKVTGLMPTKKDLKDSAPAILRGTVLGSILGILPGGGAVIASFAAYTLEKKLSKDPKRFGRGAIEGVAAPESANNAAAQTSFIPLLTLGIPPNAVMALMVGAMTIHGIVPGPQVMQKQPELVWGMIASMWIGNLMLLVINLPMVGIWVRLLRVPYRLMFPSIVVFCSIGIYSVNNAPMDVVLAGVFGLLGYWLIKHDFEPAPLLLGMVLGPLMEENLRRALLISRGDATVFFTRPLSATLMAISAFLLILAVLPALRKKRDEVFVESES encoded by the coding sequence ATGGGTGATCTTTTTTCGAATCTCGGTCTTGGCTTCAGCACCGTCTTCCAGTTCGTGCAGTGGACGCCGGCGTTCCTCGGCGGAATGTCGATCCCGCTTCCGATCAATATTCTACTCTGTCTGATCGGTGCGCTGGTCGGTACGCTCGTCGGTGTGCTGCCGGGCATCGGTACCATTGCCACCGTGGCGATGTTGCTGCCGATCACGTTCGGTCTGCCGCCGGTCGGCGCGCTGATCATGCTCGCCGGCATTTATTACGGTGCGCAATATGGCGGTTCGACCACGTCGATCCTGGTCAATATTCCGGGTGAAGCGGGTTCCGTTGTGACTGCGCTCGACGGCTTCCAGATGGCGAAGCAGGGCCGTGCCGGTCCGGCGCTCGCGATTGCAGCAATCGGCTCGTTCTTTGCGGGTTGCGTTGCGACGGTCCTTATCGCTGTGCTCGGCGCGCCGCTGACCAAGCTCGCGCTTGCGTTCGGTCCTGCAGAATACTTCTCGCTGATGGTGCTCGGCCTGATCTTTGCCGTGGTGCTTGCCAAGGGCTCGGTGCTGAAGGCGATCGCGATGATCGTATTCGGTCTGCTGTTGTCGATGGTCGGTTCCGACATCGAAACCGGCGCGTCGCGCATGTCGTTCAACATTCCTGAACTTGCTGACGGCCTGGGCTTTGCCACGGTCGCCATGGGCCTGTTCGGCTTTGCTGAAATCATCCGCAACCTGGATGCGGGCGGTGAGGAAGATCGCCAGCTCGTGCAGCAGAAGGTCACGGGCCTGATGCCGACCAAGAAGGATTTGAAGGACTCTGCGCCTGCAATTCTGCGCGGCACCGTGCTCGGCTCCATTCTCGGCATTCTGCCGGGCGGCGGCGCGGTCATCGCGTCCTTCGCGGCCTATACGCTTGAGAAGAAGCTGTCGAAGGATCCGAAGCGTTTTGGTCGTGGAGCGATCGAAGGCGTTGCGGCACCGGAAAGCGCCAACAACGCCGCAGCGCAAACCTCGTTCATCCCGCTGCTCACCCTCGGCATTCCGCCGAATGCGGTGATGGCTCTGATGGTCGGCGCGATGACCATCCATGGCATCGTGCCGGGTCCGCAGGTGATGCAGAAGCAGCCGGAACTCGTCTGGGGCATGATCGCCTCGATGTGGATCGGCAACCTGATGCTGCTCGTCATCAACCTGCCGATGGTCGGCATCTGGGTTCGGCTGCTTCGTGTGCCGTATCGCCTGATGTTCCCGTCGATCGTGGTGTTCTGCAGCATCGGCATCTATTCGGTGAACAACGCACCGATGGACGTGGTGCTCGCAGGCGTGTTCGGTTTGCTCGGCTACTGGCTGATCAAGCACGACTTCGAACCGGCGCCGCTGCTGCTCGGCATGGTGCTCGGTCCGTTGATGGAAGAGAACCTGCGTCGTGCGCTGCTGATCTCGCGTGGCGACGCGACGGTGTTTTTCACCCGTCCGTTGTCGGCGACCCTGATGGCAATCTCGGCGTTCCTGCTGATCCTCGCTGTGCTTCCCGCACTGCGAAAGAAGCGCGACGAAGTCTTCGTCGAATCCGAGAGCTGA
- a CDS encoding tripartite tricarboxylate transporter substrate-binding protein → MKLFNRRVAISGLAAVAGFGALATAVQAQEYPTRNITMIVPFAAGGPTDVIARIVAADMSKTLGQQIIIENVVGAGGTTGATRAARAANDGYTIITGHMGTHAAAVPLYPKLAYHPEKDFEPVALLAGTPILILAKKDFAPKDLKEFVTYVKANSDKLNMAHAGVGSVSYSSCELLSSVLDIKPTGVPFNGTGPAMNALVGGQVDYMCDQIVNAVPQIKGGTIKAYAIATPDRNPSLPDVPTTIEAGLPKYQASAWNAIFAPKGTPAAITAKLNAAAAKALDDENVKKRLLDLGSDIPKPEARTQAALGSLVKSEVEKWSAVLKPAM, encoded by the coding sequence ATGAAGCTGTTCAATCGCAGAGTTGCGATCAGTGGCCTGGCGGCCGTCGCCGGCTTTGGTGCACTGGCAACCGCTGTTCAGGCGCAGGAATACCCGACCCGCAACATCACCATGATCGTGCCGTTCGCGGCCGGTGGCCCGACCGACGTGATCGCGCGCATCGTCGCCGCGGACATGTCGAAGACGCTCGGCCAGCAGATCATCATCGAGAACGTCGTCGGCGCTGGCGGCACGACTGGCGCGACGCGTGCAGCGCGTGCGGCCAATGACGGCTACACGATCATCACCGGCCACATGGGCACCCATGCTGCGGCCGTGCCGCTGTATCCGAAGCTCGCTTATCACCCCGAGAAGGATTTCGAGCCCGTCGCGCTGCTGGCCGGCACGCCGATTCTGATCCTGGCGAAGAAGGATTTCGCGCCAAAGGATCTCAAGGAATTCGTCACCTATGTGAAGGCCAATAGCGACAAGTTGAACATGGCCCATGCCGGCGTCGGTTCTGTGTCGTATTCGTCCTGCGAATTGCTGAGCTCGGTTCTGGATATCAAGCCGACCGGTGTGCCGTTCAATGGCACCGGTCCGGCGATGAACGCGCTGGTCGGTGGTCAGGTCGACTATATGTGCGACCAGATCGTCAATGCGGTTCCGCAGATCAAGGGCGGCACCATCAAGGCCTATGCCATCGCGACGCCCGATCGTAACCCGTCGCTGCCGGACGTCCCGACCACCATCGAAGCCGGTTTGCCGAAGTATCAGGCCTCGGCCTGGAACGCGATCTTCGCGCCCAAGGGCACGCCTGCCGCGATCACCGCCAAGCTGAACGCCGCGGCCGCCAAGGCGCTGGACGACGAGAACGTCAAGAAGCGTCTGCTCGATCTCGGGTCGGACATTCCGAAGCCGGAAGCCCGCACCCAGGCTGCGCTCGGTTCGCTGGTGAAGAGCGAAGTCGAGAAGTGGTCAGCGGTGCTCAAGCCCGCAATGTGA
- a CDS encoding thymidylate synthase has product MNQYHDLLERILSDGAEKHDRTGTGTLSVFGHQMRFKLSDGFPVLTTKKLSLKAIIHELLWFLAGDTNIKYLKDHGVSIWDEWADANGDLGPVYGSQWRSWPAPDGRSIDQITNVIDMIKRNPDSRRLIVTAWNPAEIDQMALPPCHCLFQFYVVNGKLSCQLYQRSADVFLGVPFNIASYALLTMMIAQVTGLKPGDFVHTLGDTHLYSNHLEQARLQLTRPTRTLPVMKINPDVKDIFAFRYEDFTLEGYDPHPHIKAEVAV; this is encoded by the coding sequence ATGAACCAGTATCACGACCTGCTAGAGCGAATCCTGAGCGACGGTGCCGAGAAGCACGACCGCACCGGCACAGGCACGCTGTCGGTGTTCGGCCATCAGATGCGCTTCAAGCTCAGCGATGGCTTCCCCGTCCTGACCACCAAGAAGCTGTCGCTGAAGGCGATCATCCATGAGCTGCTGTGGTTTTTGGCAGGCGACACCAACATCAAATATCTCAAGGACCACGGCGTCTCGATCTGGGATGAATGGGCAGACGCCAATGGCGATCTCGGTCCGGTCTATGGATCGCAGTGGCGCTCGTGGCCGGCGCCCGACGGACGCAGTATCGATCAGATCACCAATGTCATCGACATGATCAAGCGCAATCCGGACTCGCGCCGGCTGATCGTAACGGCGTGGAATCCGGCCGAGATCGATCAGATGGCACTGCCGCCATGTCATTGTCTTTTCCAATTCTATGTCGTCAACGGCAAGCTCTCCTGCCAGCTCTATCAGCGCTCGGCCGACGTCTTCCTCGGCGTGCCGTTCAATATCGCCTCCTATGCACTGCTGACGATGATGATCGCGCAGGTCACGGGTCTCAAGCCCGGCGACTTCGTCCACACCCTTGGCGACACGCATCTCTACTCGAATCACCTGGAGCAGGCGCGGCTACAACTGACGCGGCCGACGCGCACGCTGCCGGTGATGAAAATCAATCCGGACGTGAAGGACATCTTCGCGTTCCGCTATGAGGACTTCACCCTCGAAGGCTACGATCCGCATCCGCATATCAAGGCCGAGGTTGCGGTTTGA
- a CDS encoding dihydrofolate reductase: MTATTAVPQVVFVYAVAENGVIGQGNAIPWRLKSDMQRFKALTMGKPIVMGRRTFESFPKPLPGRTNIVITRNAGYQAAGAVVTTSLADARAVATGDALRRLVTEIAVIGGAEIYAQWMGIADRLEVTEVHAQPTGDTFMSPVDLTVWEEVARVRNAAAGEDSVDFSYVTYCRRAPR, from the coding sequence TTGACCGCAACGACGGCTGTCCCCCAGGTCGTCTTCGTCTATGCCGTCGCCGAGAATGGCGTGATCGGGCAGGGCAATGCCATTCCATGGCGGCTGAAGTCGGACATGCAGCGCTTCAAGGCGCTGACGATGGGCAAGCCGATCGTGATGGGGCGCAGGACGTTCGAGTCGTTTCCGAAGCCGTTGCCGGGACGCACCAATATCGTCATCACGCGCAATGCGGGCTATCAGGCCGCAGGAGCCGTAGTCACCACGTCGCTTGCCGATGCACGCGCGGTGGCGACTGGCGACGCGCTGCGGCGTTTGGTCACTGAGATTGCCGTGATCGGCGGCGCCGAGATCTATGCCCAATGGATGGGGATCGCCGACCGTCTCGAAGTCACCGAAGTTCACGCGCAGCCGACCGGCGATACCTTTATGTCGCCGGTTGATCTCACTGTGTGGGAAGAAGTTGCGCGCGTCAGGAACGCCGCGGCGGGCGAGGACAGCGTCGATTTCTCCTATGTGACATATTGCCGGAGAGCGCCCCGTTAA
- the hflK gene encoding FtsH protease activity modulator HflK, which yields MPWKNQGGGPWGSGPKGPWGSGPQSSGPRPPDLEDLLRKGQDRLQSMLPGGFVSGMGIALVLAVALVIWGLSGFFRVQSEELGVVLRFGKHVRTVQPGLNYHLPYPIETVLLPKALRVSTLSVGMSILEDTGRRGRTIRDVPEESLMLTGDENIVDVDFTVLWRIKPDGVGNFLFNIQNPEGTVKAVAESVMREVVGRANIQPILTGARTTTETQVQELMQKTLDGYSAGVLIQQVQLQKVDPPAQVIDAFRDVQAAQADAQRLQNEAQTYTNRVVPDARGRAAQILQVAEGYREQAIAEAKGQSARFLKVYDEYKKAPDVTRQRIYLETMERILGGAEKLVYDGGQGAGASQGVVPYLPLNELTPRRQPPAPSGQPQQSGSTR from the coding sequence ATGCCGTGGAAGAATCAAGGCGGAGGCCCATGGGGCTCTGGTCCGAAGGGACCTTGGGGTTCTGGTCCGCAATCGTCCGGACCGAGGCCGCCTGATCTTGAGGATCTGTTGCGCAAGGGGCAGGACCGTCTGCAGTCGATGCTGCCCGGCGGCTTCGTCAGCGGCATGGGCATCGCGCTCGTGCTCGCCGTGGCGCTCGTGATCTGGGGGCTGTCCGGTTTCTTCCGCGTGCAGTCCGAAGAGCTCGGTGTCGTGCTGCGCTTCGGCAAGCATGTTCGCACCGTGCAGCCCGGCCTGAACTATCATCTGCCCTATCCGATCGAGACCGTGCTGTTGCCGAAGGCGCTGCGCGTATCGACCCTGTCGGTCGGCATGTCGATCCTGGAAGACACCGGTCGCCGTGGCCGCACCATCCGGGATGTGCCGGAAGAAAGCCTGATGCTGACCGGCGACGAGAACATCGTCGATGTCGACTTCACCGTGCTGTGGCGTATCAAGCCCGACGGTGTCGGCAACTTCCTGTTCAACATCCAGAACCCCGAAGGCACCGTGAAAGCGGTCGCCGAAAGTGTGATGCGTGAAGTCGTTGGCCGCGCCAACATTCAGCCGATCCTCACCGGCGCACGCACCACCACCGAAACCCAGGTGCAGGAACTGATGCAGAAGACGCTCGACGGCTATAGCGCCGGCGTCCTGATCCAGCAGGTCCAGCTGCAGAAGGTCGATCCGCCGGCACAGGTGATCGATGCATTCCGTGACGTGCAGGCGGCACAGGCCGACGCCCAGCGTCTGCAGAACGAAGCCCAGACCTATACCAATCGCGTCGTTCCCGATGCGCGCGGTCGTGCTGCGCAGATCCTGCAGGTTGCCGAAGGCTATCGCGAACAGGCGATCGCCGAAGCCAAGGGCCAGAGCGCGCGCTTCCTGAAGGTCTATGACGAGTACAAGAAGGCGCCTGACGTAACCCGTCAGCGTATCTATCTCGAAACCATGGAGCGGATCCTCGGTGGTGCCGAGAAGCTGGTCTATGACGGCGGCCAGGGCGCCGGCGCTTCGCAAGGCGTCGTGCCTTATCTTCCCTTGAATGAACTGACGCCGCGGCGTCAGCCTCCGGCGCCATCTGGTCAGCCTCAGCAGAGCGGGAGCACCCGATGA
- the hflC gene encoding protease modulator HflC encodes MKTGISGIVALIVVLVLVIVGFGSIYTVRQTEQALVVRLGEPVRVVTEPGLNFKIPFIDSVISIDKRILDLENPAQEIIANDQRRLVVDAFARYKIKNALRFYQSIGSIQAANIQLTTLLNAAMRRVLGEVTFIQIVRDERENLMNKIREQLDKEADGYGISVVDVRIRRADLPEANSQAVYQRMQTERQREAAEFRAGGGQKAQEIRSKADREATVIIADANSTAEQTRGAGDGERNRLFAESYGQDPEFFAFYRSMTAYENGLKSNDTRFLLRPDSEFFRFFANPSGKPPAAKPQ; translated from the coding sequence ATGAAAACCGGCATCTCAGGTATCGTTGCACTGATTGTAGTGCTGGTGCTGGTCATCGTGGGCTTCGGCTCGATCTATACGGTGCGCCAGACTGAACAGGCCCTCGTGGTGCGACTCGGCGAGCCCGTTCGCGTGGTCACCGAGCCCGGTCTGAACTTCAAGATCCCGTTCATCGACAGCGTGATCTCGATCGACAAGCGTATCCTCGATCTGGAAAATCCGGCTCAGGAAATCATCGCCAACGACCAGCGTCGTCTGGTGGTCGATGCCTTCGCCCGCTACAAGATCAAGAATGCGTTGCGCTTCTATCAGAGCATCGGGTCGATCCAGGCGGCGAACATCCAGCTCACCACGCTGCTCAATGCGGCCATGCGCCGTGTGCTCGGCGAGGTCACCTTCATCCAGATCGTGCGCGACGAGCGTGAGAACCTGATGAACAAGATCCGCGAGCAGCTCGACAAGGAAGCCGATGGTTACGGCATCTCCGTCGTGGACGTTCGTATCCGCCGCGCCGATCTGCCGGAGGCAAACAGCCAGGCGGTGTATCAGCGGATGCAGACCGAGCGTCAGCGGGAAGCTGCTGAATTCCGCGCGGGTGGTGGCCAGAAAGCGCAGGAGATTCGCTCCAAGGCCGATCGTGAAGCAACGGTGATCATCGCCGATGCCAACTCGACCGCTGAACAGACCCGCGGTGCCGGCGACGGCGAGCGCAACCGCCTGTTCGCTGAATCCTACGGCCAGGATCCGGAGTTCTTCGCGTTCTATCGCTCGATGACGGCTTACGAGAACGGATTGAAGAGCAACGACACCCGCTTCCTGCTGCGGCCGGATTCGGAGTTCTTCCGCTTCTTCGCCAATCCGTCGGGAAAGCCCCCCGCGGCAAAGCCGCAGTAA
- a CDS encoding DUF2065 domain-containing protein, translating into MRSIAFADFLIGIGILFMFEGILFLAFPGWMRRAMKSALQSPDNILRIAGLVSAVGGLILIWAIRR; encoded by the coding sequence ATGAGGTCCATAGCGTTTGCCGACTTCCTCATCGGCATCGGAATCCTGTTCATGTTCGAAGGCATCCTGTTCCTGGCATTTCCCGGATGGATGCGCCGCGCGATGAAGAGCGCGCTGCAAAGCCCTGACAATATCCTGCGCATCGCCGGTCTGGTCTCGGCCGTCGGCGGCCTGATCCTGATCTGGGCGATCCGGCGCTAG
- a CDS encoding Do family serine endopeptidase, translating into MSIAHSSLSLVSRRAPYSGLRPLLTALCFGAAVAAFSAPASARGPDGIADVAEKVIDSVVNISTTSTVEAKNSDKGEGGGRGAMPQLPPGSPFEEFFDDFFKNRGGRPGGDKNGGLQPRKTNSLGSGFIIDASGVVVTNNHVIDGADEINVIMNDGTKIKAELVGVDKKTDLAVLKFTPVKPVVAVKFGDSEKLRLGEWVIAIGNPFSLGGSVTAGIVSARNREISNNSPYDSYIQTDASINRGNSGGPLFNLDGEVVGVNTLIISPTGGSIGLGFAVPSKTVVGVIEQLREYKEVRRGWLGVRIQPVTDEIAESLNIKPARGALIAGVDDKGPAKPAGLEPGDVVIKFDGRDVKEPKDLSRIVAGTAVGKAVNVLIIRKGKEETKQVTLGRLEDDKPVQASIKATPEAEKPATQKALGLDLTGLSKDLRTKYKIKDSVKGVIVTGVDAGSDAAEKRLAAGDVIVEVAQEAVTNAADVKKRVDALKKDGKKSVLLLVSNAEGELRFVALSVQ; encoded by the coding sequence ATGTCCATCGCTCATTCCTCTCTGAGCCTCGTTTCGCGCCGTGCACCGTATAGCGGCCTGCGTCCGCTGCTGACGGCGCTTTGTTTCGGCGCCGCGGTCGCCGCGTTTTCCGCGCCGGCTTCGGCCCGCGGGCCGGACGGGATCGCCGACGTTGCCGAGAAGGTGATCGATTCCGTGGTCAATATCTCGACCACCTCGACCGTCGAGGCGAAGAACAGCGACAAGGGGGAGGGCGGTGGCCGCGGGGCGATGCCGCAACTGCCGCCAGGCTCGCCGTTCGAAGAGTTCTTCGACGACTTCTTCAAGAACCGCGGCGGCCGCCCGGGCGGCGACAAGAATGGCGGCCTGCAGCCGCGCAAGACCAATTCGCTGGGCTCCGGTTTCATCATTGATGCCTCGGGTGTTGTGGTCACCAACAACCACGTCATTGACGGCGCCGACGAGATCAACGTCATCATGAATGACGGCACCAAGATCAAGGCCGAGCTGGTCGGCGTCGACAAGAAGACCGATCTGGCGGTGTTGAAGTTTACCCCGGTGAAGCCGGTGGTCGCCGTGAAGTTCGGCGACAGTGAAAAGCTGCGGCTCGGCGAATGGGTGATCGCCATCGGCAATCCATTCTCGCTCGGCGGCAGCGTCACTGCGGGCATCGTCTCGGCGCGTAACCGCGAGATCAGCAACAACAGCCCCTATGACAGCTACATCCAGACCGACGCCTCGATCAATCGCGGTAATTCGGGCGGTCCGCTGTTCAACCTCGATGGCGAAGTGGTCGGCGTCAACACGCTGATCATCTCGCCCACCGGCGGCTCCATCGGCCTCGGCTTCGCCGTGCCGTCGAAGACCGTGGTCGGCGTCATCGAACAGCTGCGCGAATACAAGGAAGTCCGACGCGGCTGGCTCGGCGTGCGCATCCAGCCGGTGACGGACGAGATCGCCGAGAGCCTGAACATCAAGCCCGCCCGCGGCGCGCTGATTGCCGGCGTCGATGACAAGGGCCCGGCCAAGCCTGCCGGACTCGAGCCCGGCGACGTGGTCATCAAGTTCGACGGCCGTGACGTCAAGGAGCCGAAGGACCTGTCGCGCATCGTTGCCGGCACCGCCGTCGGCAAGGCCGTCAATGTGCTGATCATTCGCAAGGGCAAGGAAGAGACCAAGCAGGTCACCCTCGGACGTCTCGAGGATGACAAGCCGGTGCAGGCCTCGATCAAGGCCACGCCGGAAGCCGAGAAGCCGGCGACGCAGAAGGCGCTGGGCCTCGACCTCACCGGTCTCAGCAAGGATCTGCGTACCAAGTACAAGATCAAAGACAGCGTGAAGGGTGTCATCGTGACCGGCGTCGATGCTGGCTCCGACGCCGCCGAAAAGCGCCTGGCTGCCGGCGACGTCATCGTCGAGGTCGCGCAGGAAGCGGTCACCAATGCCGCCGACGTCAAGAAGCGCGTCGATGCCTTGAAGAAGGACGGCAAGAAGTCGGTGCTGCTGCTGGTGTCGAATGCCGAAGGCGAGTTGCGCTTCGTGGCGCTGAGCGTGCAGTAG
- a CDS encoding MarR family winged helix-turn-helix transcriptional regulator yields MSSSSRRTATGKASASSLPSRGAEAALTAPVRSILDRFRLEDVVSHLLRRAHFAAEERFSREFADEQITPRQKATLVAIYQRPGLSQNMLAEHLFLDRNTVAEMVKRLVERHLLERRPAPGDRRAYELFLAPDGAAMLNRVMTRDASVERAILQRLPKGAEKKFMKCLRLIVQTPH; encoded by the coding sequence ATGTCGAGCTCATCGCGCAGAACGGCGACCGGCAAGGCTTCCGCATCGTCCCTGCCTTCCCGTGGCGCCGAGGCCGCGCTGACGGCGCCGGTGCGGTCCATCCTCGACCGCTTTCGACTCGAAGACGTCGTGTCGCATTTATTGCGCAGGGCACATTTCGCCGCTGAGGAACGGTTCTCGCGCGAGTTTGCCGATGAGCAGATTACCCCGCGGCAGAAGGCGACACTGGTTGCGATCTACCAACGTCCCGGCCTCAGCCAGAACATGCTTGCCGAGCATCTTTTCTTGGATCGCAATACCGTCGCCGAAATGGTGAAGCGACTGGTGGAGCGACACCTGCTTGAGCGGCGACCGGCGCCCGGAGATCGACGTGCCTATGAGCTGTTTCTGGCACCTGACGGTGCAGCCATGCTGAATCGCGTCATGACACGGGACGCGTCAGTCGAGCGAGCTATCCTGCAAAGACTCCCCAAGGGAGCCGAAAAGAAATTCATGAAGTGTCTTCGGCTGATCGTTCAGACGCCACACTAG
- a CDS encoding RidA family protein: MTTDPQAVVVEGIATPRGRYPHFKRAGDLVFVSGTSSRRADNTIAGASADAMGTVTVDIQLQTRAVIENIARIISEAGGGLSDIVEVSTFLVNMNDFGGYNDVYAEFFGSDGPARTTVAVHQLPHPHLLIEIKAIAYLPQSRT, translated from the coding sequence ATGACGACCGATCCTCAAGCAGTTGTCGTGGAGGGCATTGCAACGCCGCGCGGTCGCTATCCGCACTTCAAGCGTGCCGGCGACCTGGTCTTCGTTTCCGGAACAAGCTCGCGACGCGCGGATAACACGATAGCCGGCGCGAGCGCCGATGCCATGGGAACGGTGACGGTCGATATCCAGTTACAGACCCGCGCGGTGATCGAGAATATTGCGAGGATAATAAGCGAGGCCGGCGGCGGACTGTCCGATATCGTCGAAGTCAGCACGTTCCTCGTCAATATGAACGACTTTGGCGGGTACAACGACGTGTACGCCGAATTTTTCGGCTCCGACGGTCCCGCGCGGACGACGGTCGCCGTTCACCAGCTTCCGCATCCGCATCTGCTGATCGAGATCAAGGCTATCGCCTACCTGCCCCAATCCCGCACCTGA
- a CDS encoding Bug family tripartite tricarboxylate transporter substrate binding protein, which produces MPMTRRHLLQGVAASAALWSGRALARPSLARIMVGFAAGGTLDVIGRRLADQLGGNFADSVIVEGRTGAGGRIAIDATKTATPDGTTIVLSPSSPIVIFPHVYTKLSYDPVADLIPITPVCSNAQTFVVGKAVPESVKTLRDFIGWAKVNKTFYATPAAGSIMHFQGWAFAQQAGIEMTHAPYRGMAAIVPDLLSGTMPTSMAVTGDIRQHVESGALRALAVTSAQRSRFLPNVPTFAELGFDQVTGVDWYGLFAPAKTPQPIVEQLQQMVHAAMKAKPVAEFFEQMGFDSYTLDSKQLASRIQEETARWAPVVKQSGFQLDN; this is translated from the coding sequence ATGCCCATGACACGCCGCCATCTCTTGCAGGGCGTCGCCGCTTCAGCCGCACTCTGGAGTGGTCGCGCGTTGGCGCGACCATCGCTGGCCCGGATCATGGTTGGTTTCGCGGCTGGTGGGACGCTCGACGTGATCGGCCGCCGGCTCGCCGATCAGCTCGGCGGGAATTTTGCCGACTCGGTCATCGTCGAAGGTCGTACCGGCGCTGGTGGTCGCATCGCGATCGACGCCACCAAAACTGCCACGCCTGACGGCACGACCATCGTACTCTCGCCATCCTCGCCGATCGTCATCTTTCCGCATGTCTACACGAAGCTGAGCTATGATCCGGTCGCGGATCTTATTCCGATCACGCCAGTGTGCTCGAATGCGCAAACCTTCGTCGTCGGAAAGGCCGTCCCTGAATCGGTCAAGACACTGCGGGATTTTATTGGCTGGGCCAAAGTCAACAAGACGTTCTATGCCACGCCGGCTGCCGGCTCGATCATGCATTTCCAGGGCTGGGCGTTTGCCCAGCAGGCCGGCATTGAGATGACTCATGCGCCCTATCGCGGAATGGCGGCGATTGTGCCGGACCTGCTGTCGGGCACGATGCCGACATCGATGGCGGTGACCGGCGACATTCGCCAACATGTAGAATCAGGAGCGCTGCGCGCGCTCGCGGTCACGAGCGCGCAGCGATCGCGCTTCTTGCCGAATGTGCCCACATTCGCCGAACTCGGCTTTGACCAGGTCACCGGAGTTGATTGGTACGGGCTCTTCGCGCCCGCCAAGACGCCGCAGCCGATCGTCGAACAATTGCAGCAAATGGTTCACGCCGCGATGAAGGCGAAGCCGGTCGCAGAATTTTTTGAGCAAATGGGATTTGACAGTTACACGCTCGATTCCAAGCAGCTTGCGAGCCGCATTCAGGAGGAGACAGCGCGCTGGGCTCCGGTCGTCAAACAATCGGGATTTCAGCTCGACAATTGA
- the serB gene encoding phosphoserine phosphatase SerB, giving the protein MSLVATLICNPANPALDSTVVDGLRALLPGDTEAHWLSDGVAADILFTSDHNVLALGDRLRAARGDMPIDVVVQPVSDRRKKLFLADMDSTMIGQECIDELADFAGLKAHVAAITERAMRGEIEFEPALRERVALLKDLKVDVVDEVLASRITLTPGGRELVQTMRANGAYTCLVSGGFTLFTSKVAELVGFQENRANVLHVADGKLTGTVAEPILGKAAKLATLVELRESFDLDNLDTMAVGDGANDLAMIQDAGLGVAYHAKPAVAAAAAARIDHGDLTALLYAQGYKRSEFVS; this is encoded by the coding sequence ATGTCTCTCGTTGCGACCCTGATCTGCAACCCCGCCAATCCCGCTCTCGATAGCACGGTGGTCGACGGTCTGCGCGCACTTCTGCCGGGCGACACCGAAGCGCACTGGCTGAGCGACGGCGTCGCCGCCGACATCCTCTTCACCAGCGACCACAACGTGCTCGCGCTCGGCGACCGCCTGCGCGCAGCCCGCGGCGACATGCCGATCGACGTTGTCGTGCAGCCTGTCAGCGACCGGCGCAAGAAGCTTTTTCTCGCCGACATGGATTCCACCATGATCGGCCAGGAATGTATCGACGAGCTCGCCGACTTCGCCGGCCTCAAGGCCCATGTCGCCGCCATCACCGAACGCGCCATGCGCGGCGAGATCGAATTCGAGCCGGCGCTGCGCGAACGCGTTGCGCTCCTGAAGGATCTGAAGGTCGACGTTGTCGACGAGGTCCTGGCCTCGCGCATCACGCTGACGCCCGGCGGCCGCGAGCTGGTGCAGACCATGCGCGCCAATGGCGCCTATACGTGTCTGGTCTCCGGCGGCTTCACGCTGTTCACCAGCAAGGTCGCCGAGCTCGTCGGCTTCCAGGAAAATCGCGCCAACGTGTTGCATGTCGCTGATGGCAAGTTGACAGGCACCGTCGCCGAGCCGATCCTCGGCAAGGCTGCGAAACTCGCCACGCTGGTCGAGCTGCGCGAGTCCTTCGATCTCGACAATCTCGACACCATGGCCGTCGGCGACGGCGCCAACGATCTCGCCATGATCCAGGACGCCGGTCTCGGCGTCGCCTATCACGCCAAGCCTGCGGTGGCAGCAGCGGCAGCGGCGCGGATCGATCACGGCGATCTGACCGCGCTGCTCTATGCGCAGGGCTACAAGCGCAGCGAATTTGTGAGCTAG